GGGCATCGATCTGCTGATGCGGCTGTGCAACTTCGCCACCGCGGAAACCGAGTGCCTGGCCATCGCCTGGCTCATCGGCTGCCTCGGGCCGGACGTGCCGGTCCCGGCCCCGTTCCTCACCGGTCCGCAGGGCGCGGGTAAGTCCACCGGCGGGCGGATGCTCGTGCGGATCATCGAGGGCATGACCGGGGACCTGCGCCGCGCCCCGAGGGATGAGGAGAACCTGATCACGGCGGTCGCGGCCGGGTGGGTCACCGCCCTGGACAACCTCTCCCACATGACCCCGGAACTCTCGGATGCGATGTGCTGCATCGTCACCGGGGCCGAGAACGTCAAGCGCGCCCTGTTCACCGACGGGGACGTCTTTCGCGTCGGCTACCGCCGCCCCCTGCTGCTGACCGGCATCGACGTGGGCGTCATCCGGCCCGACCTCGCCGAACGGCTCCTGCCCCTGCGCCTGGAGCGCCCGCGGGTCCGGCGCACCGAAGCGGAACTGTGGTCGGACTTCGCCGAGGTGCTGCCCGTCATCCTCGGTTCGCTGCTGGACCTCACGGTGCAGGTGCGGGCGGCTGAGGCGGACATCCCCACGGATCTGCGTATGGCGGACTTCGCGCACCTGTGCGCGCAGCTCGACGCGGCCACCGGCCTGGGGGCGCTCGCCGCCTACCGGGCCAGCCTGGACGACCTCAACGACGACGTCATTGAAGGCGACCTGTTGGCACAGACCGTGCTCAAGCACGCCGCCGGCATCGACCCGGGCACAGAGCAGCGGATGACGTCCGCCGAATGGCTGCACGCCCTCACAGGCCTCTACACGGGCGAGGACTTCCGTCCCCTGCCTAAAGGCTGGCCGACCACCGGCAAGGTGCTCTCAGACCGCCTCAAGCGTCTCCAGCCCACCCTCGCCGCCCGGGGCGTGCTCATCGACTGGGGACGCACCAATGCGTCCCGCTACATCGAGATCGCCCGGCCGGACACCACGCCGCCGGCGCCCGAGCAGGAAGCGGCGTTCTGATCACCGGGACGCGGCGCCTGGACAAGCAAGAGGAGCACCCGGCGCCGCGTGCTCCTCTTGCTGTTCGGCGGCACCGCCGCCCTGCAAGGGGTCGCGCCGCGAAGCGGCCCGTTCTTCACTCCCTAAGCCGCACCACAACAGACACCACCCGCTCTTTGTCCTAGGTAGGAAGACGCTGCGTCACCTGCGTCACCCACACCCCCAAAGCAGCTCTTGACCTGCCGAAACAGCGGTGACGCAGAGGGCCGATTCCTGCGTCACCTTGCGTCACCTGCGTCACGGCATGACGCAGGTCTACGTCACCAGTGACACACCCCCAGGTTCCTGCGTCACCGCAAAACCGCAGGTCAGACGCTCAAATGACGCAGATGACGCAGGTGACGCAGAAATCCGCACCTCGGACAGACGCAGCCTCTCGGCCCCGCCTGCACTCACGCGGCACCAGAGCCACCGCACGACACCTCACCAAACCCCAGCAACGGACCTGAGGAGTCACCAGCCATGGCCACCGAAGAGCCGACCGACCCGCGCGCCCTGCTGCGCGGCGGCCTCCCCGACCGCTACCTCACCCCCGAAGACCTGGTCACCATGTTCAGCCTCCCCAGCGTCGAGACCGTCTACCAGTGGCGACGCAAGCGCATCGGCCCGGCCGGCTTCCGCGTCGGCCGCTACCTCCGCTTCAACCCCGCCGCCGTACAGGCGTGGGAGGTCGAACGCACTGCCCTGGAAGACGCGGCCTGAGACTGCCGCATCTCACCCCACAACTCACACTAGGGGGCCACACGGTGGCCTCCCCGTCCTGTGCCCAGAAGGGACCACGCCCCACGTGGCCGGCCATATCCAAGACCGCTGGTTCAAGACCGAAACCAATGCCGACGGCAAGACCGTCCGCGTCAAGACCGACCGATACGGGACCGGCCTGCGTTACCGAGCTCGATACGTCGGACCCGATGGCACCGAGAAGTCCAAGAGCTTCCCCGATCGGCAGAAGCGCCTGGCGGAGAAGTGGCTGAGCGCCATTGAGACGGACATGTCCCGGGGCCAGTACACCGATCCCGCGTCCGTGCGGGTCACTTTCCGGCAGTACGCCGAGAAGTGGTTGGACAGTAAGACGTCCAGTCCGATGACCCGGAAGGAACTCGGCCGGCGTCTGCGACTGCACGTCTACCCGGTGCTCGGCTCTCGCCCGATCGGCACCTTCCGACCCGAACACATCAGGGAACTCCTCGCTGCACTGGAAGCGAATCCCGGCGTCAGTTCTTCCTATGCCCGGAACATCTTCGCGGATGTTCAGTCGGTCCTCTCCGCGGCCGTCGATGACACCCTGCTGTCCCGCAATCCGTGCAGCGCACGAACTGTCCGGCGGCCCAAGCCTGCTCCGTATCTCGTCGTCCCGTGGGCGCCCGCCCAGGTGTTCGCCGTTCGAGCGGCTCTTCCGGAGCGGTATCAGGCGATGGTCGACGTCGGTGCCGGATGCGGTCCGCGTCAGGGCGAGTTGTTCGGGCTTGCCGAGGACGCCATCGACCTCGACGGGCGCACCCTCCATGTGGTTCGGCAGATCAAACATGTGGAAGGGCACCCGGTGTTCGCTCTCCCCAAGGGCGGCAAGACGCGAGATGTGCCGTTGCCCGACTACGTGGCGAAGTCCGTTACGACTCACATGCATGCCTTCAAGCCCGTAGAGATCACGCTGCCGTGGGAGACGCCGGAGGGCCCGTTGGTGTCGTTCCGGCTGATCTTCACGGCTGAGCAAGGAGGCATCGTCCGGCGGAGCAACTTCAACGCCAAGGAGTGGAAACCCGCTCTCGCGTCCGCTGGGCTCATCCCCGAAGCGGATGAGAACGGCAAGTATGAGTCGGCGCGTGAGCACGGGATGCACGCCCTTCGGCACTTCTACGCTTCCGCCCTTCTGGACGCCGGTGAGAACATCAAGGTCGTCAGCGAGTACATGGGGCATGCCGACCCGGGACTGACGCTGCGGGTGTACTCCCACCTGATGCCCGACAGTCGCGAGCGCGCCCGCTGTGCCATCGACTCGGCATTTCAGCGCATCTTCGGGGTAGATCACGGCCCAGAGACGGCCCAGTGAGCCCCGGACGGCCCCTGAACTGCGCTTCTGCACAGGTCAGGGGCCTTCCCTGCGCCCGAACCCTCTGAAGTTCCTCAACTCTGCTTTGGCGCGTATGGCGGGCGGGCATCTCCCGGTCACGCAAGTGCGAGGCGCCCACGGGGGGCCGCTTCGGGGGAAACGGAAGGAGGGTGACGCCATGGTCGTCGGCATCATCCTGGCGGTGATCGGAGTCGTTCTGGTCGGGGCGCTCGTGTCCAGGGCCCGCGGGGGCGGATCCGGGCGGACGACGCGTCGCGGGGCGTGGGCGGGCACCGGCTCCGGCAGCTCCGGCCGTCACGACAGCAGCGGCAGCTGGTGGGCCGGCGGGGGAGACTCCGGCTCGTCCGGCGGGCACTCCTGCGGCGGCGGCTCGTCCTGTGGAGGCAGCTCGTCCTGCGGCGGCGGGGGTGGCGGGGGCGGATGCGGCGGCGGAGGCAGCTGACCGGCACGGCTGACTGACACCGGCCGGCCGCCACGACGGGGGAGCCGTATCCATCGAGCGCGGGGTTCGCACCTGGGGGCGGGCCCCGCGTTCCCGTGTCGGGGCGGAGTTCTCGACCGGGGGATGTGTCGAATCCCTGTCCGGCGGCTCCACTTGTATTCGGGCAAGTTCTCCTGCCTGTAGGACAACTACGCCCAAGGGGTGGCGCGTCCGAGGGTGACTCCGGCAACTGCGGGGGTCACAGG
This genomic stretch from Streptomyces sp. Go-475 harbors:
- a CDS encoding ATP-binding protein, which gives rise to MSDDDKTAREVITDYAQSHFRYFRTADGTVYAQRNGHPVARPIRSQGTTGSHRQELMVGLFRDGIGVFNGTAMKEALDLIEALALTEDVQPVHIRVAPGFDGATWLDLGRADGQSVRIHPTGWDILTPDPREVCWRRTQLTGELPLPAKDTNGKGIDLLMRLCNFATAETECLAIAWLIGCLGPDVPVPAPFLTGPQGAGKSTGGRMLVRIIEGMTGDLRRAPRDEENLITAVAAGWVTALDNLSHMTPELSDAMCCIVTGAENVKRALFTDGDVFRVGYRRPLLLTGIDVGVIRPDLAERLLPLRLERPRVRRTEAELWSDFAEVLPVILGSLLDLTVQVRAAEADIPTDLRMADFAHLCAQLDAATGLGALAAYRASLDDLNDDVIEGDLLAQTVLKHAAGIDPGTEQRMTSAEWLHALTGLYTGEDFRPLPKGWPTTGKVLSDRLKRLQPTLAARGVLIDWGRTNASRYIEIARPDTTPPAPEQEAAF
- a CDS encoding helix-turn-helix domain-containing protein is translated as MATEEPTDPRALLRGGLPDRYLTPEDLVTMFSLPSVETVYQWRRKRIGPAGFRVGRYLRFNPAAVQAWEVERTALEDAA
- a CDS encoding site-specific integrase; its protein translation is MAGHIQDRWFKTETNADGKTVRVKTDRYGTGLRYRARYVGPDGTEKSKSFPDRQKRLAEKWLSAIETDMSRGQYTDPASVRVTFRQYAEKWLDSKTSSPMTRKELGRRLRLHVYPVLGSRPIGTFRPEHIRELLAALEANPGVSSSYARNIFADVQSVLSAAVDDTLLSRNPCSARTVRRPKPAPYLVVPWAPAQVFAVRAALPERYQAMVDVGAGCGPRQGELFGLAEDAIDLDGRTLHVVRQIKHVEGHPVFALPKGGKTRDVPLPDYVAKSVTTHMHAFKPVEITLPWETPEGPLVSFRLIFTAEQGGIVRRSNFNAKEWKPALASAGLIPEADENGKYESAREHGMHALRHFYASALLDAGENIKVVSEYMGHADPGLTLRVYSHLMPDSRERARCAIDSAFQRIFGVDHGPETAQ